The genomic region CATCAGCTTAAAAGTTCTAGCTTTCAGAATATAACTTGGGACCCTCAGAACACAATTGGAGCTGTTACTGTGGTGAGTAGAGGGCATGGCAGTGGGACGTCACAATTCAGTGCACTTAATATGAACTTTGACCTTATTACATGATACCGAACTTGATGGCATTTTTCCAGTTTGGAGAGCTCAGAAGGTTCTAAACCGAAACCAGTCTCAGCACACTAAGAAATCTTGTTTTTGTTCAAACTTTAGCCCAGAATGACACCATTTGGCTTTTAAAACGTATGCTCTCTTTCTCTACATTGCACTAACTGCATTTTAATGGATGATTGAGCTAATTTTAGTGCCTGCCTTTTCAAGATTTGTCTTGGATCCTCAGATGAGTCCAATCAAATATAActttactcaggaaaaaaaagaaaaagatttgttcattctaagatttttatatgCCTCAGTTGCTGAACACTTCCTTGCAAAATGGGTTAGTATTAACAGATATGTCAACAGGTGTTGTGAAAAtagctatttatatttttaattctgagGAGCTCAGGTTATTTTCCAGACGTTGCTAATTTAGagtaaaaaaagaattctctggTTTTATATTTTGCTTGATTGTTAAAAATGGTTTTGAGATTACTAATTCAAACTAATTTTCTATACATCCACTGATTTCTAAACCatttatgactttttttaaaaagtactttctcCTTATTTGAAGGCAATGTCAAACTTAGTTCATAGACAGGAAAACATAAACGTTATACATAGAATGTATCTTCCCCATGGAATGTTTTTCTCTCTactgtatttattttgatttgtatAAATTTAAAACACTGAAGTAACAAAAGCGGGGATGAAATTTAACTAATAGAGAATGAGGAGTCATAAAAATGTACACTCCTGCCTACAGCAGTAAAAGTGTGCTAATTAACAACACGAAATATTTAATCTTAGTTCAGTTGTAAACCCAAACCAGATAGACTCTAAACCCATTTCTATTGCTTTTGAGATTATTAGtctattttaatctattttctagAGTTCTTTCAGTAGTTTTTCTCTGAACGCCAAGAAAAGTTAAAATGGCAAAAGAGGAACATAAAATTCAGTAGCTTACTAGTATGGATCACTCTGCTGTTTCTTTATCTAGACCCTCATATACATATCCATCTATCTACTTCTCGATGTTAAATGTTTCTTGAGGAAATACACAGGTTGGGGGCCTCTTCCGTCGCTTCCAACAAGAGCTCTACCATGGAAAGCTCTCCTCTTCCGTTTTGCAAGTCTCAACAAGTCGGTTGCTGAGTCAgaatctccttttcctccccGTTGTCAAGAAGCCTTTCTCCCTTTAAAATTCATAAAGCTTTGGAAATAGTTGGGTCTCCGGGGGGAAGGGGCGGAGATGCCTGAACGAGCGCGGCTCGGGAGGAGTCGCCCACCCCGCAGTCCCTCGGCCCCGCGCGGGGCGCGCTTTCCCGACCTGGAGGGCTGGGGAGCGGGCCCAGCTTTCCCCGGGAGCTCGCCGCGGGGTCCGCGTCTGCGTGTAAACCGCCGCGCGGGGCCGCGGGGTTTGCGGGGAATTTTGTTCGTCACCACTGAAGTGAAAACGTTTGGGACGCGGCCGGGGCTTCGTGTTTCCACGACAGGGAACACTTCCCCGCGGCGGCGGGAGGGCGGATGACAGCACGCGGCACgagaggctaaaaaaaaaaaacacacacaaaaaacggAAACCCGCGCGAAAAGGCGTTTTCCAGGGCGAGCCGCCCGGCGGCCTGCGAGGCGGCCGAGCCCTGCACACGCGTGCCGGCCAGAGGCCTCCCGCGCCAAGCCCCGGGAGGGGGACGCGAGGCGCCGGGATCCCCGCGCGGCCGCTGACGCGGAGAGCCACtcccgggcctcagtttcccccgcGGGCCAGCGCTGCCTAGGGCGGACCCCTCTCCCGGCGGCCTCCCGTGACCCAGGGCAGGGCCCTGAGGGAGACGCGGTCGGAGGGCAGGTGGCGCGCGCGACCTGCCGCAGACTCAGCCGGGACCCCGCGCCCAGAGGGGCGGTTGCCCAGGAACTGTCCGAGCCACGCGCGCGCGCTCTCGTGAGCGCGCGCCGAGCGCTCAGGCGTCGCCGGCCGCCCGCCGGTCCAACCGGCCGCTCCTTTTCCCGGACGCGGGGGTAGCCTGAGGAGACGCGGCGCTCGCGCTCGCGCTCCCCCGCGCCCTCCCGAGAACGCGAGCGCGTCCCCGGCCCTCATCTGTATATTCATAAAAGGCGGGGTGGCGGGGGAGGCGGGGCAGTGGGGGGTGCGGCGGCCGCGGGCCCGCGCGTGCCGGGACGCACCGCGGGGGGCGGCGCGATTGTGAGGTGGCGCTGACGCACGTTCCGGGCTTCTTAAGCGGcctgggcggcggcggcggcggcggccgcggcggcggAGCCCGAGCCGGTCTCGGGAGGTGGTGGTGAGCGCCGCGAGGGGTGACGGGGGCCGAAGTCGGTGCCCCCTGGCTCAGTCACGGTGTCCCTCTCTCACtgactccccccgccccacctcctTCCACCACGGCCGCTCCGCCTCAGATCCGGCGGCTTCTTAGgcagggcggcggcggcggcggacgGGGCGCGTCTCCTCCCGCGGCCGCCGGCCTGATAAATGAGGGACTTCGGTTTTGGGGTGCTGCACACCGCCCCTCTCCGAAGCAACAGCCCCGGGTCCCTGTTCAGTGGCGGGGCGTACTGTCCCTCCGCCGCGGGACCCGCCGCCCCGCTGCCCTCCGCCACGCCCTTCGGCCCGCTCTCGCCGCCGCCGTTGCCTGTCACCGGCTTTTCGGAGGCCGCCTCCCCCTTGTCGATCCCCCTCGGCTGCGGCGGCGCGGACCGCTCagctgccgccgctgctgccgcTTCCTCTTCCTCCCCGTTCCTGGCGCATCAGCAGACCATGCAGGATGAGCTGCTGCTGGGGCTGACACAGCAGCCGGCGCGGCCGCTCTCGGGGGCGGCGGCCACGGAGAAACTCCCCAACCACCACCCCGGCGGCGGCACGAACGCGGGTGTgacccacctcctcccctcccaggacTTCAAACCGAGTCTGcaccacccctcctcctcctccgcctcctgctgctgctgccgccgcacCTCCTCCCCGCAGGACTTCAGtaagcggcagcagcagcagctgagcagCCAGAAGAGGAAAGAGTTCAGCCCTCCCCATCTTCCCCACCCTCCGGACTCgaagccgccgccgccgccgctccacTGCCCGGGCCGGTTcagcccgccgccgccgccgcccggccAGCTCCTCCAGCCGGCGCCGATCACCCAGCGccagcagccgccgccgccgccgcagttCAGCCTCCCGCACCCGCAACACCTCCCGCCGCAGGACTTCGCCCCGCGGCAGCGCCCGGCCGACCTGCCCCCGCTCCCGCAGCTCCAGCCTTCGCCGCCCGCAGCCTCGCGGCGCCGCCACGGAGGCGCGGGCAGCCCTCGCAAGACCCCGGCCGCGGGCGAGGGCAGCGCCGCCGAGCCCCCCAATGCGGGCTTGGCCCCCTCGACGCCGCCGGTGAACCCCGCGCCGGGCTCCATGGAGTCTCCCAACCACCCTCTGCTCAACAGTCCCAGTAACCTCCTGCCCGGCGGGGCGCTCGGCGCGGGCGCCTTCAGCAGCCTGCAGAGCCCAGACCTTCCGCacccgggcggcggcggcggcggcggcagcgggggcggggggcccCCCGGAGGCGGAGGGGGAGGCGGCTCCGcgtcgccgccgccgctgcccggCTTCGGCACCCCCTGGTCGGTGCAGACCGCGTCGCCGCCGCCCCAGtcccagccgccgccgccgccccagcagccgccgccgccgccgcctccccagCAGCCGCCGCAGCCGCAGCCGCAGCCGCCGGGCTCGTCGGCCGCCACCCCGggtggcggtggcggcggcggcggctcgcTCAGCGCCATGCCGCCGCCCAGCCCCGATTCGGAGAACGGCTTCTACCCCGGGCTGCCGTCGTCCATGAACCCGGCCTTCTTCCCGAGCTTCTCGCCGGTGTCCCCGCACGGCTGCGCGGGGCTCAGCGTGCCGGCgagcggcggtggcggcggcggcttCGGGGGCCCTTTCTCGGCGGCCGCCGTGCCCCCGCCGCCCGCCATGAATTTACCTCAGCAGCAGCCCCCGCCGCCCGCGGCGCCGCAGCAGCCGCAGAGCCGGAGGTCGCCCGTCAGCCCGCAgctccagcagcagcaccaggcgGCGGCCGCCGCCTTCCTGCAGCAGAGGAACTCCTACAACCACCACCAGGTAACGGCGGACGGGCGGCCGCCCGCCTGCGTCGCGGGGCCGGGGAGACCGCGGGCGGGGCGGCCGGAGACCGGGCTCGGCCGAGCGGCCCCGAGGAGCCGCGGCGAGGGCCGCTCGCCCGAAGGAGGGGGACGCGGAGGGCGGTGAAGGGCCACGGGACTCGGGCCGCCGGCTGGGCAAGAGGGCTGTGGCCACCGTGGGCTGTGGGGCTCCGGAGGCGGGCCCGGCTGGAAGTGGCCCCGGCCGGGCGCCCCCTCGAACGCCCCGGCGCGGCGCTGGAGGCTGGGGCCGGGGCGGAATGGCGCCCGGGCCGGGGCGGCGGGCGCCCGGGCGCGACGTCCCCTCCGGTCCCACGGAGCGGGCAACCCCGGGGCTCCGCCGGCGCCCCCCTGGCCGGGCGGGCGGCCGGCCGGCCGACTAGCCGGTCGGCTTCCCCGAGCCCGGGAGACGCGGCGAGGCGGCCGGGGTTCGGGGACCGAGGGGCCGGCGACGCGGGACCGGCGGGCTCGGGCGGCGGCCTCGGGAGGAGCGGCTGTGGGAAGCGAGCTGGGGAAGGATTACCGGAGGCGACGCGTGTGGGCAGCCCGTGAGCCTCCGCCGCCGTCCAGTGAGGGAATGGGCGGAAAGGCCTTTTTGCTTTAGGGTTTCGTTCCTCCTGAATTGGCCGGAGGGAGCCGTCGCGGGCGAGGCGGTGGCCGCCGCACCGCCTAGCCCGGCGGGACCCGCGTCGGCGAGCGGCCGCCGGCCGGCCCTCCTCCCGCCGACCTGCCTCCCTCCCCGCGTGGGTCGGCCCCCCGAGCTGTCAGATGGCTGAGGAGATCGGTGCTCCAAGCTTGTTTCACTTTCTGTGCCTCTCAAGGTTTGGGTAATATCTTGTAGGTTTTAAAACTAAACGAGCCTGCGATTAGTGTGTTACCTTGAAGAgaagacttttcctttttttttttttttttggtggcctTAATCTTCTCTTGAAGATTATTTTAAGGGGGTATATTTTGAGGGGGTAGTGCAGCTATGAAATCACAACGGGCAGGTTATTCATCCGGGTCCTTTCTGAAATTCAAGGACTGTGTTGTTATCCTGTCAGGACAACGTCTGAGTGACCGCTGGGTTGGTTAGTTGACATTGAAAGagtattttgttgttcttttttttttttaatctagtcaGCATTTATTAGAGTGGTTATTCTGTCTAAGGCCACTTCAGTGATTAAAGACTGAGAAGCAAAATTGGACCTTAACCTTAAGTATTAACTGATGTAACTTTTTCCATTGACGGGTTAGTTTTTAAGGATTAACCTTTTCAAGAGGTGACTACTATCTAAATTAACCCAAGTAACAGTTAACAGTCTGTTTAAATTAACCAGAATAACAGTTAACAGCTTTTGTTGAATCACTCCACTTGTTTCTCCCTGAGGAAGGAGAATGTGGCCTGTAAGAGTTGAAATTaactaattttgaaataatatgcCACTTTTCCATGATTTACCTGATCTTGAAGAGCTATCTTTTGGATGTCagggtctttcttttttaactggaaACCTGTGGCGACAATTATCAATAGGTATGTTTGTGTTCTTGAGGCCGTGGACTATTATTAGAAGACTGTATACAGAGATCCATATTTAACAGTAATCCGCTTTTTGTCAAACAGAAGGGTCTCGCAATGGAGTGTAAAAGGTCACCCAACTATTAAATGGAATTTTAGATCACTGCAAGAGAAGTTTGAGTACTGTGTCCATGAGGAAAGTAAGGCCCTCAAGAATGAGGGATTTGTCCATGGACCCTTAGCtatgcttttgaaatatgtagAGGGGGAAAGGGTAGTATATATTCATGGTTATGTtagcattaaaaaatgtttttaaacaggTACTATAGACCAGGTTTATCCAAAAAATAGGTTTAAGAGTGTTTGACTTAACAGTAACTTATTAACTTATATAGTAACTCTATGACCTATACTCCCTTTGGCTCAGTGTTAccacaaaattattaaattataagcTTATTGACAATATAATTGCTAGCAATTAATACTCTTCAAAATCTACAGTTATAGCCTCTTGGagaatttttcattctttgatgACTCAACTTTTTTTGCCATTGGTTCTGTTTtggaatataatttatttttgaaaatggatGACATTAATGGAGACATGTATTATTAAGATCTCTACTAGAATGATCAAAGTACATAGTCTTCTCAGTGTATCCACCTATGGATTATAGCAGATAATAACAGTTTCTTGGATAGTTAAGTAAAATAACAACtacaaaaatttcaaagaaagtaCATTAAAagtggaataaaatattttaaaagttgaatacagtgcaaaaaaaagagagagacatttcttgtattttctctatCCCCCAAAGGCATTTTTATTCCATTCTATAGAATAAAGCCAAATGTTATTAACCACTTCTACAGTGATCATATTTCACTCATATGAttggtatattttaataaataaaaccctATTTCTAGTGGTATGCTTAGCAGAATATGATTGCGTAAAGATCATAGTATAAGTTATATCTTTAAGGATCTTCAaagttaatttcaatttttatctttagttttttttcataTCTGTCATGTATATGGCTctcttgaaggggaaaaaaagtaactgCATGGTTCTATTTTAGTAATTGTCCTGAAATATCTGCTTGATTCATTATAATTTATGTAGACGAGAGTACGAAAAGTCACCTAGCATTAAGTGAATATGTTTTCATATACAAGATCTCAAGTCTAttaaatactcattttttaaaagattatatgaaCTCTTAACTCAGGCCTAGGTTTGGATTTCAATTATAAACTCTTTAAATGCCTGTAACTTAAATAGATGTGTTTTCCCCAGCCTCTTCTGAAACAATCTCCTTGGAGCAACCATCAAAGCAGTGGCTGGGGCACCGGAAGTATGTCCTGGGGAGCGATGCACGGCAGAGATCACCGTAGAACTGGAAACATGGGGCTTCCAGGAGCTATGAATCAGATATCTCCATTGAAGAAACCGTTTTCTGGTAATGTCATAGCACCACCGAAATTCACTCGCTCTACTCCATCACTGACTCCAAAATCTTGGATTGAAGATAATGTGTTCAGAACAGACAACAATAGTAATACACTCTTACCCTTACAGGTAAGAATGGTGTGTAAATGGCCTTGTTTCTAATGTTAATCTTTCAATATAGGAAATTGGGTGGTGGTAGTAGTAATAGCATGATAAAGTTCATGGATTAAAATGAGAAAGCTCTAATGTTTAAGTGTCTATCACAGGATGAAATACCTATACAGAGAAaatgagactaaaaaaaaaaaaattctctaaacaCATAATAGAAAACAAGCTTCATTAAGTATAGAAAAACCCTGCTGTATTTCTTAAATTCATATTGAAGCTTTTTAATTGGCAGCTCCTTGTGAATGCCTTATTAATCTTTAACAGGCCACCAAAATGAGTTTCTCCTCCAATATAGCTaaactaaaatatttagtaattgtTCATGAATTTGACTAtgatcagctgtatgtatattcAAATATAGTTAGTGCAGCTCTGATCAAGGCAAAATAATATTAGGGTGTTTTACATTAAATTCAAATTTGTTCACTGATTCAGTGACTTTTTCTAAATGTGGCCTAATATTTATGAGGATTAGACATTTTTTCAGacctttaatattttgttgatattttaagTTAATGAAGTCCCCTTATATTATCTAAAATGAGGATATCTTTCCCTTAACACTGTTAGAGGATGGAACAAAGATACAAGATagaacttttgatttttttttttttttttttccttttcattctttgttccttttttttttttttttttttgtgggtgggtgtggggaagAGAACTGCTTGTTTCTGATGAAAACTTCTATGCTATTGAAGGTGAGATCTAGTTTGCAGTTGCCAGCTTGGGGCTCAGATTCACTCCAAGATAGTTGGTGCACTGCAGCCGGAACATCCAGAATAGACCAGGTAGGCTGCACAGTGTGTACTTACCAGGATTTTGGCTAGGGGTTTAGTATTTGTATTGTGAGTAGGATTTAGTATGTACTTTTCAATTATACTTGTTTAAGCATATGTCAGAAAGCGTGAaagcaacatatttttaaaggatctCTTAAACTATTTAAAGTGCTTcgtttttaaatttgaaagtaaCTCataatcattttacatttcctgAAAGTAATTGATTTGTTTTTGGAAAAAGGAATCATATACCCAAGTGCACCTGACTTTAAACATCAGTCAAACTGAACACCTTTTATCTCTTTTCAGAATCATTTAAAGTGAACATATTTTATGTCTTCTCAGAATCATTTGCAGTTAGGTATAAAATCATATGTTTAACATCTAATCgtacatttaataaatgttttataggaTTTTTTGGCAAACTTTTTCATGAAACATGCTGTATTTGTCTTGAGATATACTTCTAAGAAAGCCCTTAGTTCAGTTTTTCACCTTTATAAAAAAGTTTATTGTATTTCTCTAAATTTTGTTACTGCTATTATGCACTTCTCTTCTCCCAAATAATCAGTTCCTTATAGAAAAGAAACTGAGTCAAACATCTGAGAGTCAAGTCTTGGTCGAATCACCTTCAAGTCCTTTATGGTTACAAAATGCTGTCTCTCTTCCTGCAGATGAAATTTGAATGCATAGTGGGTACCAGGTGATGAGAATAATTTGCAGGACAAGTAGAACACTCAGTCCTCACaaaagaggattctttactacagaGCCCAAGCTTGAATGACCATAGACTTGACATTGTGGGAGTCCAGTGAATGGAGCTCTGTTATCCGTAGTTACTTTATCAACATGAAATGATTTTACAAGTAAGGACTGTATAAACAGATTAATATTACATTTGAAAATAGCATTCTAACCGGGAGGGTTGGCAGTAACTTCAGTAATCAGCCATTAGCACTTGTTTTAAATAAGTCCACCTATTTACCAAAGTAGTCCTGCCAGAATCTCCAGTTAGAAATAAGTATGCATCTCATGTAATTTGTAATTTATTATCTTGTTAATGTTGCAATGTAATCCATCTATTTctactctcctctcttctcctctcttcttcttctaggcTATATTAGTGGCATTTTCAAGTTATGGTGttcaaattaaatacataaatgccTAGGAGATGGTATGCTAGAAGAGAAAAACTGGTAATTATTTTGAAGGTGGCAAGGGACATGTTTTTAGACAAGAAAGGACATAATTATTTGAAGAGGTTGTACCAGGAGGAAGCAGGAGGATATGTGAGGGGGGTGTGTAACTGTggaggaaaaagaagacaaagatgtCAATGAGGATccatgggggttggggggcagatGTTGAGAGATTAGGTTATTAAGATGGCTTCAGTGGGTAGAAAAATGCTGCAATAGATAGAGGTCATAATGAAAGGGGAATTTTCAAACTGGGCTCTGCAGAGGTGCCCATGGGACTCCCACAGGATGAGGGCCATCAGCCCTCCCACTCAGCTTCTCTGCTCTTATCTATGCCCTTAGGATTTAAGGTAAATTCACTTTAGGAAAAGGATTTTGATGCataaggataattttttttatttttattttttggtaaattgTTGAGATATTGGCAATCCCTGTGGATTCCTGAGCCTGAGATATGAGGATGAAGTTGAAGAGAATGCTAAAGAAAAAGATAGTGGAAAGTGAACTGACCTAGAAGAAAAGGAGACCTGAAACCTGAATCTTCTTCCTCTCACGAGTTTTTTGACATTGGATGACACAGTTTATGGGCTTTCATCTCTTTGGGTCATAGTTTCCCTATCTGTAAGAGGAATGTCTAGAACTAGATCCTGTAAGGCCTTTGTAGCCAGCTCTTGTGCTTTCTTTCATCTATTGTGGCCACGTCTTTTGCTCCCTGCTTCCTTATCCCCCCTCCTTTATTTTTAGAATACAAGGGTCTTGCTTTATTTGAGGGGCAGGGGGAGCAATGGGCATTGGTCCCAGGCGGTGGACGTACCCTGTATGACATCCCACCTGGCCTTAAAAGCAATGATGTTTTTTCTTTGAGTACCCTAAGGGTACTTATTATACAAAATTTGTTCAGGGTTTCTCTCTTTCCATAAAAGGTTGAGGTATTTGAAGTTGAGGTTCTTAGAAATACAGCAGCAGCTACAAACTAAAGCAGCAGCTGCAATTGGTATCTTAAACAGTTGGGTAGTTCCTCAATATTTGGCAAagttaaaattatagaaaatacttAGACACTTAAATATCTGGGgagattattttcatttctgatcttttttcatcatatacaatatttttatacTAATACATTTTagttaacaaataaaaacatttaacttttaaaatttccttaagTCTCAAATTGATTTAAGTCTAAACTGTAGTAAACCGTAGAACTAAAGTCTTAATTCTTGTACCTGGCCTAACCTATACCAAGAATGGGACGTGTAACGGAATTtagtaaatggaaaagaaatagttTTGTACATTGGTTTTATTTCAGTTGtatgtaaaattttcaaattggcatttccttatttaaaatactccctctttttttaatcaaaacacttcagattaaaaactttttaaaaacaaatataaattgttatattcatttctgagtttaaaatgaatgtattttttattagtttctttAAGGCTAAATATAATACTACTTTTGTTTAAAATGCTATTAGCTACTCTTGCTAATATGCTAAGTCATACTCAAAAGTATGAATTCTAAATTAccttaaaattgaatttttaggCAGATAAACAGGCTGCagtatatttattcattaatacTGGAATATTTTCAATGGAGAGTAAATATACTAGGAGCTGAGGTTATTACTTAGTTTATATATAGCATATCAGTTTTCTGTAAACAAACCAACACCAtgcttttaaaactgtattatagCCTATAAAGCCTGTGAGAGTTGGCCTGCTCTTTAgctgaatgtgtatatatatttttttccagctctAGACTTGGAGTCTTATAGATGTTCTCCCTGCAATTCCTGGGAATGTACATAAACTACCTTGAATTAACTGAAGATATTTTTTGCTAATCTTTAATATCCAGGCTATTATGATAAATGTGATGTGATAATCTGGGGACCTCtcagaaaaatatattctttggagaCTTTATTCACATTATACAAAAAACAAGGTCAAGTCCAAGTTTTCATTTAATGAAACGTTCCTTAAATTGTGATTCTTAAACTAGATGAGTTTATAGGGACACTGGTAGTTGTGAAACTATCATACCTACTGAAAATAAGGTAGGATGGGATCTCGTTATCTGTGCTTAAGATCCTTTTTATGTTTCCTATCTGCTCAGTTCTTTACTTGTACTTGATACATTCTTACACCAGGTATTTTTTTTACTtacctttccattttatttaaccATTGTGGATACTAAattagctttggctatttggggcttGATGTTTTCCCCCCCAAATCACTGTTACAGCTCTTTGTTGAGGATTAGAATAATAAAGGAAGGTCAAGAAATGTATATTCATTGTATATGCAGTAGTGCTTTACCCTGGAGATATGTCTAGAGAGATACTGTTCTTTGCTTTTGAGAAGATGAAAGTCCAGTTGGATGAATAAGGGATATCTCTGTGTGAAACAACAGAGAATCAGATGGGAGTGTATGAGATTGAGAGCTACATTGCGTACTGAGGCAGAGCAGTACAGTATCTGATGCTCGCTCAGTAAAGTGCAGTAGCAGAGTATAATCAGGAGAactaaacacaaaaatacaacaaaagttGATATTTCTACTTAGGCAGAAGAATATATGCCCAAGTCATCTGGTATAACTTTAAATATGATATAGAGTTTTtctatgggcttctcttgtgactcagatggtaaagaacctgccttcaatgctggagacccaggttcaacccctggatctgaaagatcccctggaagagggcatggcaacccactccagtattcttgcctggagaatcccatggacagaggaacctggtgggctttcTATAATCTGCCTCTTTTTTCATAGGGAGGATACATCATTGTCAAAAGGAAAAGCTTCTATTTACCTACctcttttgaaataataaataggGTTTTGATTGTGTCAAAGCAAAAATACAACATCCCATAAAAAAGTTCCCTTTTAAGTAAGTTTAAGTTCCTTTTGTTGTATTTTAATATCACTGTTGACCACATTAGTTAACTTTCAATCAATGTTCATAATCTTTCCAGgtcatcctttttaaaattagaatgactttgttctttctgtgttttttagtCTTTCTAGGAGTTCGTTGTTGCTTCCGTAAGTCTTTGTGGCAAATGTTTGTATTTAAAGACTGTAGCAAACTATCAGAATATAAGAGATTGTTGTTTTTTTACCATTGTGTTCTAATTTTTGCCTGTTCATTGTGGGATACTGTAATCTCAGTTTCTGAAAGCCCATTTAGTTGGTTCTTTGCCACATAGCTTTCATATTTCTGCAGTAGATTTGGATAAACTTTTTCTGGTAGATTTTTACTTTTGTGAAGTATTGGCTGTTTTCAAATAACCATGTAGtaataaatgtaaattacatTGCTGTGATTTCCCATCTTTTTATGATAATCAGTATTCCTGTGTTTATGATAACTTTAAAATGGATTCAGGATTTCCATTTAGCTTTTGAACCAATGGGAGTTTACATGAACACAATTTGTTCTAATGTCCCTGTTCCTGAAGAATGCATGAGTGTTTGTCTTGtaaccaaatattttttttttcagaagttatATTTTAATCCCCACACTTTACTTAATGGAattatctgtatctttttttaacaTGACCGACCTCCAGGTTCCATTACCCAGAAAGTAACTTTTGCGAGGTCATGAGCTCTTTGCCTGCTCAAGGCTATTTTGTATTTGGTGATTTAAAAATCATGTGGGCTGCAGCTGATGCTTAATAAAGTATAACTAagttaatagttttaaaatagctTGCTGTTTTTTTTGCTGAAATAGGAGTTTGTTTCATGATGAAAGACTTGATATGCAAAGGAAAATAAGGGACTTTATAAGTGGGCATCTCACTGTTTTAGTTGGATATAGGTATTAAAACTAAAGCTGTTAATACAtgtggcttttttattttaaaaataagagttgcCAGAGTTGATACATTTATTGAATAACTTGCTTGTATATTTTCTCTTCATGCCTTAAATATTATCCATGGCCCGTTGACAGTATGTATAGGATTCTGCATTAATTTTGCTGTGCTCTAAAGCAAAATCATACTCCTTGGAATGGAGGTAGAGGctggccaaataaatacataaatcaaagTTGTATGGGAAATGCAAATTTGGGTGGTATTAGTTACCATTAATTAAGTTCATAGG from Bos indicus x Bos taurus breed Angus x Brahman F1 hybrid chromosome 6, Bos_hybrid_MaternalHap_v2.0, whole genome shotgun sequence harbors:
- the CPEB2 gene encoding cytoplasmic polyadenylation element-binding protein 2 isoform X4, with translation MRDFGFGVLHTAPLRSNSPGSLFSGGAYCPSAAGPAAPLPSATPFGPLSPPPLPVTGFSEAASPLSIPLGCGGADRSAAAAAAASSSSPFLAHQQTMQDELLLGLTQQPARPLSGAAATEKLPNHHPGGGTNAGVTHLLPSQDFKPSLHHPSSSSASCCCCRRTSSPQDFSKRQQQQLSSQKRKEFSPPHLPHPPDSKPPPPPLHCPGRFSPPPPPPGQLLQPAPITQRQQPPPPPQFSLPHPQHLPPQDFAPRQRPADLPPLPQLQPSPPAASRRRHGGAGSPRKTPAAGEGSAAEPPNAGLAPSTPPVNPAPGSMESPNHPLLNSPSNLLPGGALGAGAFSSLQSPDLPHPGGGGGGGSGGGGPPGGGGGGGSASPPPLPGFGTPWSVQTASPPPQSQPPPPPQQPPPPPPPQQPPQPQPQPPGSSAATPGGGGGGGGSLSAMPPPSPDSENGFYPGLPSSMNPAFFPSFSPVSPHGCAGLSVPASGGGGGGFGGPFSAAAVPPPPAMNLPQQQPPPPAAPQQPQSRRSPVSPQLQQQHQAAAAAFLQQRNSYNHHQPLLKQSPWSNHQSSGWGTGSMSWGAMHGRDHRRTGNMGLPGAMNQISPLKKPFSGNVIAPPKFTRSTPSLTPKSWIEDNVFRTDNNSNTLLPLQDRSRMYDSLNMHSLENSLIDIMRAEHDPLKGRLSYPHPGTDNLLMLNARSYGRRRGRSSLFPIDDGLLDDGHNDQVGVLNSPTCYSAHQNGERIERFSRKVFVGGLPPDIDEDEITASFRRFGPLVVDWPHKAESKSYFPPKGYAFLLFQEESSVQALIDACIEEDGKLYLCVSSPTIKDKPVQIRPWNLSDSDFVMDGSQPLDPRKTIFVGGVPRPLRAVELAMIMDRLYGGVCYAGIDTDPELKYPKGAGRVAFSNQQSYIAAISARFVQLQHGDIDKRVEVKPYVLDDQMCDECQGARCGGKFAPFFCANVTCLQYYCEFCWANIHSRAGREFHKPLVKEGADRPRQIHFRWN
- the CPEB2 gene encoding cytoplasmic polyadenylation element-binding protein 2 isoform X3, translating into MRDFGFGVLHTAPLRSNSPGSLFSGGAYCPSAAGPAAPLPSATPFGPLSPPPLPVTGFSEAASPLSIPLGCGGADRSAAAAAAASSSSPFLAHQQTMQDELLLGLTQQPARPLSGAAATEKLPNHHPGGGTNAGVTHLLPSQDFKPSLHHPSSSSASCCCCRRTSSPQDFSKRQQQQLSSQKRKEFSPPHLPHPPDSKPPPPPLHCPGRFSPPPPPPGQLLQPAPITQRQQPPPPPQFSLPHPQHLPPQDFAPRQRPADLPPLPQLQPSPPAASRRRHGGAGSPRKTPAAGEGSAAEPPNAGLAPSTPPVNPAPGSMESPNHPLLNSPSNLLPGGALGAGAFSSLQSPDLPHPGGGGGGGSGGGGPPGGGGGGGSASPPPLPGFGTPWSVQTASPPPQSQPPPPPQQPPPPPPPQQPPQPQPQPPGSSAATPGGGGGGGGSLSAMPPPSPDSENGFYPGLPSSMNPAFFPSFSPVSPHGCAGLSVPASGGGGGGFGGPFSAAAVPPPPAMNLPQQQPPPPAAPQQPQSRRSPVSPQLQQQHQAAAAAFLQQRNSYNHHQPLLKQSPWSNHQSSGWGTGSMSWGAMHGRDHRRTGNMGLPGAMNQISPLKKPFSGNVIAPPKFTRSTPSLTPKSWIEDNVFRTDNNSNTLLPLQVRSSLQLPAWGSDSLQDSWCTAAGTSRIDQDRSRMYDSLNMHSLENSLIDIMRAEHDPLKGRSSLFPIDDGLLDDGHNDQVGVLNSPTCYSAHQNGERIERFSRKVFVGGLPPDIDEDEITASFRRFGPLVVDWPHKAESKSYFPPKGYAFLLFQEESSVQALIDACIEEDGKLYLCVSSPTIKDKPVQIRPWNLSDSDFVMDGSQPLDPRKTIFVGGVPRPLRAVELAMIMDRLYGGVCYAGIDTDPELKYPKGAGRVAFSNQQSYIAAISARFVQLQHGDIDKRVEVKPYVLDDQMCDECQGARCGGKFAPFFCANVTCLQYYCEFCWANIHSRAGREFHKPLVKEGADRPRQIHFRWN